A section of the Diabrotica virgifera virgifera chromosome 8, PGI_DIABVI_V3a genome encodes:
- the LOC114341927 gene encoding peptidyl-tRNA hydrolase ICT1, mitochondrial: MNIFKRGTIELIQHVKIYNLFQSTQVYRPVTSYKSALSLEHLYPNSTLKITTPQPPSSTNEFTGYIPMEELDITYSRSSGPGGQNVNKVNTKVDIRFHLQSAKWLNEKTKQKIAEKFSTQLTKEGYLIFRSDITRSQQLNLADCLEKIRKAVRGALMVPAEPSVESQERARRRLERAAKERLMVKREKSQVKHYRNDSNIVV, encoded by the exons atgaatatttttaaaaggGGCACTATCGAACTTATACAACATGTCAAGATTTACAATTTATTTCAGTCGACTCAAGTGTATAGACCAGTAACTTCGTACAAAAGTGCGCTCTCACTGGAACATTTATATCCAAACAGTACCTTGAAAATAACAACCCCTCAA CCTCCAAGCAGTACAAATGAATTTACTGGATATATTCCTATGGAAGAATTAGATATTACTTATAGTAGAAGCAGTGGTCCCGGGGGACAAAATGTAAACAAAGTAAATACTAAAGTGGACATACGATTTCATTTGCAGTCCGCTAAATGGTTGAATGAGAAAACTAAACAAAAAATTGCTGAAAAG TTTAGTACCCAATTAACCAAAGAAGGATACCTAATCTTCAGATCAGATATTACAAGATCTCAACAGTTAAATTTAGCTGATTGTTTGGAAAAAATTAGGAAGGCTGTTAGAGGGGCATTGATGGTTCCAGCAGAGCCTAGTGTAGAGAGTCAAGAGAGGGCTAGACGAAGATTAGAACGAGCAGCCAAAGAAAGGCTAATGGTTAAGAGAGAAAAGTCCCAAGTGAAACATTATAGAAATGATTCTAATATTGTAGTTTAG